A portion of the Paenibacillus hamazuiensis genome contains these proteins:
- a CDS encoding alpha/beta hydrolase family protein has protein sequence MPSSVKLDLGENRVIRASVFHVNTEARGTLIISHGFKGFKDWGFFPYAAEQLSEFLDVISFNFSHNGVGDDLQQFTELEKFAQNTYSLEVEDLAAVVRAVKSKAIGDVSVHGNPIFLLGHSKGAGTSLIYALDHPGETAGVISWNGIADVNIFSAENVEEMRSRGRSYTLNGRTKQQMPLDRVILDDIAQNRERFDLLRRIGTIDVPVALIQGTEDHDRLRKGSAKLLAANPSIRYVAVEGGNHTFNAVHPFAGTTESLDQAIAETKRFILTVLDK, from the coding sequence ATGCCATCATCCGTAAAGCTTGATTTAGGGGAGAACCGCGTCATTCGCGCCAGCGTGTTTCACGTGAATACGGAAGCACGTGGTACCTTGATTATAAGCCACGGCTTCAAGGGCTTTAAGGACTGGGGATTTTTCCCGTATGCCGCGGAACAACTTTCCGAATTTCTTGATGTGATCAGCTTCAATTTCTCACATAACGGTGTAGGCGATGATTTGCAGCAGTTTACCGAACTCGAAAAATTCGCGCAAAATACGTATTCCCTGGAGGTAGAGGATTTGGCTGCGGTAGTCCGCGCCGTCAAGTCCAAAGCGATAGGGGACGTTTCGGTGCACGGAAATCCGATTTTCCTGCTCGGACACAGCAAGGGAGCGGGAACGAGCCTGATATACGCGCTCGACCATCCCGGCGAAACCGCAGGTGTCATCAGTTGGAACGGTATCGCCGACGTCAATATTTTTTCGGCGGAAAATGTGGAGGAAATGCGGTCGCGCGGCCGCTCCTACACGCTCAATGGACGCACGAAGCAGCAAATGCCGCTGGATCGGGTCATTTTGGACGATATTGCGCAAAACCGCGAACGATTCGACCTATTGCGGCGCATCGGCACGATCGATGTTCCGGTCGCCCTGATCCAGGGTACAGAAGATCACGATCGGCTGCGCAAAGGTTCCGCCAAGCTGCTTGCGGCGAATCCGTCGATCCGGTATGTCGCCGTAGAAGGCGGGAATCATACGTTTAATGCGGTGCATCCTTTCGCCGGAACGACGGAATCGCTGGATCAAGCGATTGCCGAGACGAAGCGGTTTATTTTAACGGTACTGGACAAATAA
- a CDS encoding anti-sigma factor yields MKSEIRPCDQLVLYMAGEMTEEERTDFADHLSSCADCREEYEELQQVWQVLPYEMEEMEPPAEWKEELLGGIIGAESQENIRTAGFTVTKEPAWRRFSRYAAATAAGLLVLGAASWWGLTQMQKQGDPPTALKQQEKAPSQMLKQYTLKSFDNSAPAAKGQAWLTKKGSSMELVLQTSGLPVLEGEQAYQVWGVKDGKRQNCGTFKVDPGGNGVHTYMITETEHDFDTIGITLEPDSNGNQPRGKKMLGS; encoded by the coding sequence ATGAAAAGCGAGATCCGTCCTTGCGATCAGCTCGTTTTATATATGGCAGGAGAGATGACGGAGGAAGAAAGAACCGATTTTGCCGATCATTTGTCCTCCTGCGCGGATTGCCGGGAAGAATACGAGGAGCTGCAGCAGGTTTGGCAGGTACTCCCTTACGAAATGGAAGAGATGGAGCCGCCTGCGGAATGGAAAGAGGAGCTGCTTGGCGGCATTATCGGCGCTGAATCGCAGGAAAACATCCGGACTGCAGGGTTTACGGTAACTAAAGAACCGGCTTGGAGAAGGTTCAGCCGTTATGCCGCGGCTACAGCCGCCGGATTGCTTGTGCTCGGAGCGGCAAGCTGGTGGGGGCTGACGCAAATGCAGAAGCAGGGAGATCCCCCAACCGCCCTTAAGCAGCAGGAAAAGGCGCCGTCGCAAATGCTTAAGCAGTATACGCTCAAATCGTTCGACAATTCGGCACCTGCCGCCAAAGGCCAGGCTTGGCTTACCAAGAAAGGCTCCAGCATGGAACTCGTACTGCAGACGAGCGGGCTGCCTGTTTTGGAAGGAGAGCAGGCGTACCAAGTTTGGGGCGTCAAGGACGGCAAACGTCAAAATTGCGGGACGTTTAAGGTTGATCCCGGAGGCAACGGCGTCCATACGTATATGATCACGGAGACCGAGCACGATTTCGATACGATCGGCATCACGCTGGAGCCGGATTCGAACGGCAACCAGCCGAGAGGCAAAAAGATGCTCGGGTCGTAA
- a CDS encoding RNA polymerase sigma factor, translated as MQQFSDEQLMQRIMNKEGEALEILYDRYSRLVYSFAMKTNKDPQFAKEIVQLVFTRLWTTEKGYDPAKGLFVNWLITITRNITIDQLRKSRKQAALVPYEPGVWEQAPELALLRPEDIVSRRWLKEHIEKAYKHLSEAQISLIRSFYWEGYTLSEIAENNREPLGTVKSRLHQTLKILRKHLASLREEVTE; from the coding sequence ATGCAACAATTTTCCGACGAACAATTGATGCAAAGGATTATGAACAAAGAAGGCGAAGCGCTGGAGATCTTGTATGATCGTTATTCCCGCTTGGTTTATTCCTTTGCGATGAAAACAAACAAGGACCCCCAATTTGCCAAAGAGATCGTTCAGCTTGTCTTTACCCGACTTTGGACGACGGAAAAGGGCTATGATCCGGCTAAAGGTCTATTCGTCAATTGGCTGATTACGATTACGCGGAATATTACGATCGATCAGCTGCGCAAATCCCGAAAGCAGGCGGCCCTCGTGCCGTACGAGCCCGGGGTTTGGGAACAGGCGCCGGAACTGGCGCTGCTTCGCCCGGAGGATATCGTATCGCGAAGATGGCTTAAGGAGCATATCGAGAAAGCGTATAAGCATTTGTCGGAAGCGCAAATAAGCCTGATCCGCTCGTTTTATTGGGAAGGTTATACGCTCAGCGAAATTGCCGAAAATAACCGCGAGCCGCTCGGTACGGTGAAAAGCAGGCTTCATCAGACGCTTAAAATACTTCGCAAACATCTGGCATCGCTTCGGGAGGAGGTTACAGAATGA
- a CDS encoding plastocyanin/azurin family copper-binding protein — protein sequence MTKRHSFAAALLSGAMVLSAAAPSLAADAQASPGVKTDAEVAADLGILQGDGNGVTAAYLAKTTTRLQAAILFLRLKGLEQTALSFTGTDNFSDASSVSDSNKAILAYLKANPSLGWAGTGSGKFDPSASITDQQYYKVLLEALGYKQDSDFTYDNVIAFAKDHGLSQIAGTGGLRNSHIATATVEALGLKVKGGGKTLADMLADQKVVDKAKAVLVQAARINVAQTPELGSFLVDAAGKTLYYYAKDMPDMSMCKDQCAVNWPIYYAENIQVSSELNAADFKTIVREDGKKQTTYKGMPLYYFAKDEKAGDVKGQGVNNVWYVVPHSAVIVAKDDKLGPYLADSRGMALYLYTKDTTNKSVCYGNCEVAWPVFYSEHITSGGDLKAEDFGVIVRDDGTKQSTYKGWPLYYYVKDEKPGDVKGQDVGKVWYVIDPTPSKQTEAAKPAAKAYAMDIKSFKFAQPEITIEAGSSITFTNRDQFKHNVVSDEMNGDKPLFETPLLGEGESATLTFDKPGVYTYYCAPHKASMKGTIIVK from the coding sequence ATGACAAAACGACATTCGTTTGCTGCGGCGCTGCTTTCAGGTGCGATGGTGCTTTCGGCTGCCGCGCCGTCACTTGCCGCCGATGCGCAGGCATCGCCCGGTGTTAAAACCGATGCGGAGGTTGCCGCAGATCTCGGCATTTTGCAGGGAGACGGAAACGGAGTAACAGCCGCCTACCTGGCGAAAACGACGACGCGCCTGCAAGCCGCCATTTTATTTTTGCGTTTGAAAGGACTGGAGCAAACCGCGCTCTCTTTTACCGGTACGGACAACTTCTCCGACGCATCGTCCGTCAGCGACAGCAACAAGGCGATTCTCGCCTATTTGAAAGCGAATCCGAGCCTTGGTTGGGCCGGAACGGGCAGCGGCAAGTTCGATCCGTCCGCGAGCATTACCGACCAGCAATATTACAAAGTGCTGCTTGAAGCGCTCGGATACAAGCAGGACAGCGATTTTACATACGACAACGTAATAGCCTTCGCCAAAGATCATGGGTTGTCGCAAATCGCGGGTACCGGAGGATTGCGCAACAGCCATATCGCCACAGCGACGGTAGAGGCTCTCGGCCTCAAAGTCAAGGGGGGCGGGAAAACGCTGGCCGACATGCTGGCCGATCAAAAGGTGGTCGACAAAGCGAAGGCGGTTCTTGTCCAAGCGGCCCGGATTAACGTGGCACAGACGCCGGAGCTTGGCAGCTTCCTGGTCGACGCTGCAGGAAAAACGCTGTATTACTACGCCAAAGATATGCCGGATATGAGCATGTGCAAAGATCAATGTGCGGTGAACTGGCCGATTTATTACGCGGAGAATATCCAGGTTTCGTCCGAGCTGAACGCTGCCGACTTCAAAACGATCGTGCGCGAAGACGGCAAAAAGCAGACGACGTACAAAGGGATGCCGCTTTATTATTTTGCCAAAGATGAAAAGGCGGGCGATGTAAAAGGGCAAGGCGTCAATAACGTGTGGTATGTTGTTCCTCATTCCGCCGTCATCGTCGCCAAGGACGACAAACTCGGTCCTTATTTGGCCGATTCCCGCGGCATGGCACTGTACTTGTACACCAAGGATACAACCAACAAAAGCGTCTGCTACGGCAACTGCGAAGTCGCATGGCCGGTCTTCTACTCGGAGCACATCACCTCCGGCGGAGATTTGAAGGCGGAGGATTTCGGTGTCATCGTTCGCGATGACGGCACAAAACAATCAACCTACAAGGGCTGGCCGCTTTATTATTACGTCAAAGACGAAAAGCCGGGAGACGTGAAAGGGCAGGATGTCGGCAAAGTATGGTACGTGATCGATCCGACTCCTTCCAAGCAGACGGAAGCGGCGAAGCCTGCTGCCAAAGCTTACGCAATGGACATCAAGAGCTTTAAGTTTGCGCAGCCGGAGATTACGATCGAAGCCGGATCGAGCATCACCTTCACAAATCGGGATCAGTTCAAACATAACGTCGTCTCCGATGAAATGAACGGGGATAAACCTTTGTTCGAGACGCCGCTGCTGGGCGAGGGCGAATCCGCAACGCTTACCTTTGACAAGCCGGGCGTATATACGTATTACTGCGCTCCGCATAAGGCATCGATGAAGGGCACCATCATCGTTAAATAA